The Anabrus simplex isolate iqAnaSimp1 chromosome 5, ASM4041472v1, whole genome shotgun sequence sequence aagtactgcataatgaacacgcatctctttcagagattTCGCACTATTTTTATCacaactaatgtttgtagcttagtgtagtatctctTACTCATGCTGTACATACAAGCTGTCGCGACTTCTCGTGGGACGCAGATAGTATATGGACTTTTTCTTTCCTAACCTAATATCATAAGTTCTGTTTTGATTCCAAAGTTCTCATGTGATTTCTGTTTTTATTCTACAAGTTTCTTTCTTCTGTACaagacagatttttttttaaatacagtttttGTAAATTTTCCTGTGTAAAATTTTATATTGATGCTTTGCTATAACCCAACTTTCCATGTCCAGTACAGTTGCACTGTTCTGGTGAGCTTTTCAGAGTAATGTAAAGAAAATGTAGATTATTCTTGTTTTTGACATACTTCTGAATTGTGTATGCAGGCAGTATGTCTGGACGTGAAGGAGGTAAGAAGAAGCCACTGAAGGCACCCAAGAAGAAGGACCAGGAtttggatgatgatgataaggCACATAAGCAGAAGCTGAAAGAGGAAGCAAAGGCTCTAGAGGCAGCCAAAGCAAAGGCTGCACAGCGAGGTCCATTGGTTGGTGGAGGAATCAAGAAGTCTGGTAAAAAGTGATACAGGCTTAATATCAGGAGGAGACAGTTTATGAACATTGGCATTTACTGTTATAAACATGAGATATTTTTATAACCAGCTGAGATGGGTTTAACTTCACTTAAAGTGAAAATATGTATAGTTCTGATGTTTTTATATGTCTAAACTGCTCTTAATTGCTTTTGTCTTGTTTATTGATGGAAAATAAATTATGACAAAGTTTGGAAGTTATTAATATCCATAGTTACCTAATTTCCTGAATATGGACCTATTGATAACTGGGTTATATAAAATCTGTTGTATTTGTTAAATAATGCCCTAAGCTTTTAATTCAATAAGTAAACTCTATTCTTTCATTAATGCAATACTTTCCTTTGGCCTGGtttttgggcttttttttttttaataaatctaGAATCACTAGTTCGGTCGATATTCTGTATTAGAAATCTTCATTGTGCATTGAATCTGTATAAAACTGGTAAGTTTATATAGTGAACTGTTTCATTGAATAGAGAcatgtctttttgaagattttttcTCTGAGCCGTGTTATAATATAGAAAACTCTTATTTGTAGATGTTTTTTTATTACAGATGGGATATGTCCATATTCATTAAGCATAGTAAACAAATACAACATTAATGTGGTAAAACTGAGGACATTAATGTGGTAAAACTGAGGAAAGTATTTATCTTCTGATTCACTCTGAATGTCAGCTTGTGAATGTGATTTTATGTATTATATTCCCTTTTCTTCTGTCATATGTAAGAATAAAAAATTGTTCTGAAATTAAGTTCTGTATTATTCTTGCACATTCTGTGGAATGTAAAAAATTACCAACATTGTACTCCTTTACTATATTAGACCAATGATCATAGTAATCGAAAATTGCAAAACAGCAACTCTTGTATTTGTTGTATAATTTGTGCTTGTTCTTTGGGGCTTTAGTTAAAAAATATGAACTACCGGTACTTGCCTAACATTTCAGTAATTTCCACAGGGGTGAGGGTTTGTCATCATTTTTCTTTTCAAAGAGTTGGGGTCATCTAATGAACATCTTCCAAATTATTTATGGTATGgcatacatgaaaattatttataattctacatCAAGATTACAAATGTATTGAGGTGCCTGTGGTGTTCGTAGAAAGAAGAGTCTTAATTCACTACTGTAAGATCTTTGTGGGCATTCTTGAACTAAGTGCCTAATAGTCTGTCTTACAGCGCCACACTCGCAACATGGTGAAGGTCTTTTCCTCCACTTGCACAGGAGATCCCCACATACACCGTGATTGGTTCGAATTCTATTTAATTTCGACCAGATCTTCTTATGTTGAATGAACCCTGGCTTCTTCTCGGTTATGCAGGGCATTTCTGAGCTCTCTGGAGGGGCAAGCTATTTCCATTCGTGAGACCATCTCTCAGCCAGATTGAATTTGTTAGTTACAAGATTctccattgcaagttatgaatctcattccgtattggcggttatcactttacaaaataaaatatttataaaatcctcctatcaatacaagtcaagtcatctgttagatgaagcaaagtctatacatcgtccccactctggcaaactagcgaaactgacaaactaaggaatctgtagttcggaagttctggtctagattttgttatttatatattgtctaccctctgacaaagtctcacatctgcagctcgttctgtatgcctaacacataaaaccaataattaaatataaacattgatttgacatgagtaatcacaacttcttttagCTCTCCTAAcctttgacaatttgcagattcgttagtttgccagagcagggacgacatgtttcagcctaatctcaaggccatcttcagtagtaaaacagtgattacataatatacaaacaaattaaaaatcgtaatgatgtgaagtgacagtgatcatgattagtgagttaaaaacacattgaggtacaaagtcctctcgtctaatagatcttgctgactgttaaataaaaacactatgctgaggagtgtattgatacgattttataaatattttattttgtaaagtgaCAAGATTCTCCGCTGTGCAAATAGGTGGATGTCTTGGACGTCATCGTTTCACATGTAGATTGGCAACGTCACCATGAATAGGTAGTTGTATGTTTGTCTGGATCTTCCGATGTTCTCTTATCAGGGTTGTATCGCCGCaaatgaggtggagggatgtggctGAGAATAGGAGCCACTGTGTAGAGTTGACATAATTGTTTCTGTAATCATGCGCATGGTGCTATTCAGTTGTACATCTATTAATATTACATGAGGACTATTTATCCGCACTTGGGGGCACAATACTCAGCGATAGAATAAACTAAATCTAAAGCTGAGCAGCGGAGAATTGTTGCACTGGCACCCCAAGTGGTACCACATTTCTTTAGGATGTTGTTTCTTGTCTTCATTTTGGCAGCAGTCGTTCATAGATGTTCTTTGAATGATAGTGTTCTGTCCAGTGTTACACCCAAATATTTGGGATGTCTCTTGTGGTGAAGGAGGGTGTAATTAAAATCAACTGCAAGTTTCCTTGTTGCCATTTTATTATTCAGGTGGAAACAAGCAACTTTGGTCTTAGTTGTACTTGGTTGAAGTCTCCAGTTTTGGAAGTAGTCTCCCAGAACAGAGAGATCATTTGTCAGCATCTCTTCTGTTCTCTCAAAACATGGATCTCTAGCAGCAATTGCCCAATCATCAGCGTATCCAAACTAACTGGATTTTGTGGAGGGTAAATTGGATATATGCAGGTTGAGcaagagtggggcaagcactgaTCCTTGAGGAAGTCCATTGTTTAATTTACTTGGCTTGCTGATTTCACTGCCCATGATGACCTGGAAACTTCTATCATTCAACATATTGCTTACAAGACAAGCCAATGTCTTACAACTGATAACCTGAAGTAGTTTATAAAAACACCCTCTCTCcaaacagtgtcataagctgccTTAAAGTCTATGAATGCCACAGATGTTTTTTGGCGATTCTGAAACCCTGCCTCCAATGTAAATGGTTAACGAGACTACTTGGTCCGTGCAACTCCGTTGTGGTCTGAATTCTGGTTGTTCTCTGGGAATTACTTCAAGCACTTTTGAGGCGATTCTGTTCAGGATTAGTCTCTCAGTTAACTTGTAGCATTCActcaacagtgagataggtctataGCCGTCTGCTGTCACTGGGTTTCCCAGGCTTCAATATGGCAACGATCTTAGTCAATTTAAACAAACGAGATAGCTTGTCAGTCTGAACAATATTAATAGCTAGCTTGGATAGCCAAAGTCGAGCATGTTTGCCACAATATATCAAGAATTCAGGATGTATTCCGTCAGACCCTGGTGCCTTACCGCTTTTGACATCTGTCAGAGCTGTGTCAGTatccttggtggtggtggtgaaggaaCTAGTATATTCTGAACCAGAATTACTTGTGGCTTTTAAGTTGGCCAGCTCTTGATATATCTTGTGTGTTTTCTGTCTCTAGCTGTTCGAGACAGAAACTATATGGGTGGCAACCATTTTTAGAGTGACAGTTTGACTTCCACGAGCGATTAGAGTACctcctccaagttttctgaggagTGACCAAGCTTTTCTGCTGGATTTACTCAAGTCAATAGATTCCACGGTTTCAACCCAGTTTTCGTTCACATCTACTAAGTAATTATACTGCAATTTCTTGTTAACCACTGGCCAAGATTTTCACTTCTGTCGGTCCATCTGGGAACATATTCCTTTCTGAAACCTCTTGGAATGTGTTTTTTGGCTATGGCAATTACAGCTCCTACATCTCCCATCACTTGTTGATGGCAGCTATCAGACACATTTATCTAGTTCTTCTGAGAAAGTTTTCCAGTCTGCAATTCTGAAGTTCCAGCATGGGCGAGGATGTTAAGTTATGAGAGGAATCTGCATTCCAACTTAAAGATTAACTAGATGGTGTTGACTGTGCGGAAAAGCTGGAAGACCTTTCTGCATAGTACACAATGACTGATAGTTGTCACTGGATACAAAAACCAGATCCGGGTTATATTCCTGTTTCCATGCAGCTGATCTAAATGTGCCTCTATCTTTAGCATCGAACACAAGATGGATGTTATGTTCCTCAGCCCAACTCATGAGATTTTCTCCATTGACATCAGTGGTAACATACTTCCATTCCTCATGATGCCTATTAATATTGTCTATATAGACAGCAGGATGATCTTGCACTTCGAGGACTTAAGGTGGCCATGTAGGGACTGGAGGCTTATAAACATTCGTAACGACGACCCCACCGATCTTCATGACAACTGTATGATTGATGTCATCAGTGTTAACGTTTAACAGTGAAACATTatctcggcatgtaaaagatctctggtgacacatttggtgtttacccgacaaaattaattcaatctcagccacagacgcccaagagagatccggtttactctgtctgccatctagcggacctagagtaaaacggaacgtcgaaattgacgagcagacagccagatggcgtcaaatcgaaatgtctgcacacggtagctgaggccatacgattattattattattattattattattattactggtactcCGCACATAGGTCGCTGCACGATATGCATAGTGGTATGTTGCGCCGATTATATCCTGTATATTCGCCCTCTTAATTGCAGTTGGTCTTCATCTGCAATGTGAATTTCCTGAATGATAACCACATCAATTTTTTCACATAATAAGAATTTTAACAAATATTGGCACTTGGATTTACTTACGCCTTCTACATTTAGTTGATAAATTCTGAGCGTAGGTCCTATACACTTTCTGTTAGCTTGttgttggttctgaaaagaaccttttGCATcatgtttttttcattttcatgtttgatACCCACGAGATCACAAGGATAGTCTGCCtgatcgctgttgctcgcttagcaccacccggggatcaCGTTTAGGGCAATTTAAGGTTACGCGTACGGACAATGTTCAACCCCCTCTTCCAATTGATAACTTAGTACAGAGCGAATTGgtggtgcggttagaggcgtgcagctgtgagcttgcattcattagatagtgggtttgaaccccactatcggcagccatgaagatgattttccgtggtttcttattttttcACACACCTGGCAAATCaaaccttaaggccacagctgcttccttcccactccactagccctttcttatcccattgttgtaacaaaagacctatttgtgttggtatggcacaaagccaattgtaaaaaacaaaagaagaagaaaccttTCAAGTTTCCACATATGGTAG is a genomic window containing:
- the LOC136873898 gene encoding translation machinery-associated protein 7 homolog — translated: MSGREGGKKKPLKAPKKKDQDLDDDDKAHKQKLKEEAKALEAAKAKAAQRGPLVGGGIKKSGKK